The following proteins are co-located in the Penaeus monodon isolate SGIC_2016 chromosome 10, NSTDA_Pmon_1, whole genome shotgun sequence genome:
- the LOC119578091 gene encoding telomere length and silencing protein 1 homolog isoform X1: MSSRQEEEVEEKPKISFKKVKGKSFRRRRDSDDEEEPGPGEEESLLAKLEESKEMRKFRRRQGGISAEGLLVGEKVEKKEGPDDDPFKTKTGGMLDLNQVKNAKKSDDAYDTGIGTSFSAETNRRDEDAEMQKYIEENLAKRKGLTSVEKQDETPRHLTLEEAALHAVPDILRVSTTKKSEEMLSNQMLSGIPEVDLGLEAKIRNIEATEEAKQKLLRERMMKKERPSEFVPKNMAVNFVQHNRFNLEEAGPAKKKEKKVQEIVEPVVGGGVKISTIAPKRPPGEKATDDFHYEKFKKQFRRH; this comes from the exons ATGTCTTCGCGACAAGAAGAAGAAGTCGAGGAGAAGCCAAAAATATCTTTTAAGAAGGTAAAAGGCAAGAGTTTCAGGCGAAGAAGAGACTCGGATGATGAGGAGGAACCCGGTCCAGGCGAGGAAGAATCTTTATT AGCAAAACTTGAAGAGAGTAAAGAGATGAGAAAATTTAGACGTCGGCAGGGAGGTATCAGTGCGGAGGGACTCTTGGTTGGGGAAAAGGTCGAAAAGAAGGAAGGTCCAGAT GATGACCCATTTAAAACTAAGACTGGAGGTATGCTTGATTTGAATCAAGTGAAAAATGCCAAGAAATCTGATGATGCTTATGATACGGGTATCGGAACGTCCTTCTCAGCAGAAACCAACCGACGTGATGAAGATGCAGAAAT GCAAAAGTACATTGAGGAGAACCTCGCAAAGCGTAAGGGACTTACGTCTGTGGAAAAACAGGATGAGACCCCAAGACACCTGACCCTTGAGGAAGCAGCTTTGCATGCTGTCCCAGATATCTTAAGGGTTTCAACGACTAAGAAGAGTGAGGAGATGTTGAGTAACCAG ATGTTGAGTGGTATTCCTGAGGTGGATCTGGGGCTTGAAGCAAAGATCCGGAACATTGAGGCAACAGAGGAAGCCAAACAGAAACTGCTTCGCGAAAGAATGATGAAGAAAGAACGACCCTCAGAATTTGTTCCCAAGAACATGGCTGTCAACTTTGTACAACACAATAGAT TTAATCTTGAGGAGGCTGggccagcaaagaaaaaggagaagaaggtgcAGGAAATTGTGGAGCCTGTAGTGGGTGGCGGAGTCAAGATCTCAACCATAGCCCCTAAAAGACCCCCAGGAGAGAAGGCCACGGACGACTTCCATTATGAAAAATTCAAGAAGCAGTTCAGACGGCATTAG
- the LOC119578091 gene encoding telomere length and silencing protein 1 homolog isoform X2 codes for MEPHQETTVASALRQRAKLEESKEMRKFRRRQGGISAEGLLVGEKVEKKEGPDDDPFKTKTGGMLDLNQVKNAKKSDDAYDTGIGTSFSAETNRRDEDAEMQKYIEENLAKRKGLTSVEKQDETPRHLTLEEAALHAVPDILRVSTTKKSEEMLSNQMLSGIPEVDLGLEAKIRNIEATEEAKQKLLRERMMKKERPSEFVPKNMAVNFVQHNRFNLEEAGPAKKKEKKVQEIVEPVVGGGVKISTIAPKRPPGEKATDDFHYEKFKKQFRRH; via the exons ATGGAACCACATCAAGAGACCACAGTGGCCTCCGCGCTTCGGCAAAG AGCAAAACTTGAAGAGAGTAAAGAGATGAGAAAATTTAGACGTCGGCAGGGAGGTATCAGTGCGGAGGGACTCTTGGTTGGGGAAAAGGTCGAAAAGAAGGAAGGTCCAGAT GATGACCCATTTAAAACTAAGACTGGAGGTATGCTTGATTTGAATCAAGTGAAAAATGCCAAGAAATCTGATGATGCTTATGATACGGGTATCGGAACGTCCTTCTCAGCAGAAACCAACCGACGTGATGAAGATGCAGAAAT GCAAAAGTACATTGAGGAGAACCTCGCAAAGCGTAAGGGACTTACGTCTGTGGAAAAACAGGATGAGACCCCAAGACACCTGACCCTTGAGGAAGCAGCTTTGCATGCTGTCCCAGATATCTTAAGGGTTTCAACGACTAAGAAGAGTGAGGAGATGTTGAGTAACCAG ATGTTGAGTGGTATTCCTGAGGTGGATCTGGGGCTTGAAGCAAAGATCCGGAACATTGAGGCAACAGAGGAAGCCAAACAGAAACTGCTTCGCGAAAGAATGATGAAGAAAGAACGACCCTCAGAATTTGTTCCCAAGAACATGGCTGTCAACTTTGTACAACACAATAGAT TTAATCTTGAGGAGGCTGggccagcaaagaaaaaggagaagaaggtgcAGGAAATTGTGGAGCCTGTAGTGGGTGGCGGAGTCAAGATCTCAACCATAGCCCCTAAAAGACCCCCAGGAGAGAAGGCCACGGACGACTTCCATTATGAAAAATTCAAGAAGCAGTTCAGACGGCATTAG